Within the Platichthys flesus chromosome 16, fPlaFle2.1, whole genome shotgun sequence genome, the region TTTAAAGTGTTTCACAcacgtacagacacacaaacacacgcacgcgtCATAACCACAGCCACATCCTTAGTGAAGCGGAGGCGTGAAGTTGGATTTGAATCATCTCTAGATTAAGTCTAACTTTGGCGTGTGTCAGTACCAGAGAAAACCCCAGAGTTTGGGGTTTTGTGCACAGTAGCCAAAAGAAGTGACTAACAGTGATTAGTTTTTGATCTTGTGTAAAACTGGTGAAACTGCAGATTGCACGAGTTCAACCCCCTAAATGCTGGGGGTTCAAAAGGTATCGTTTATCATGGATTCCAAATTCTGTCTGCAGTTTTCATTACATATGCCTCGTGGGGCATCTCTGCACAACTCTCTATAATATCTCATAACTTGAATTTCATTAGAAatgtctgtttcctccttcttttcttttttttagagAGCCATGTTTCATGTAAAGTCTGATTTCAATATCCCTCCCCGCGTATAATGTAACCCGGGGCACTAATGTTCTCACCGTCGGGGGTTATAATTGGAATATAAAGGAGCACAAGCGCCGTCCAGGACTTTCAGCCAACAGACAGGTTACGCTTGAGGGAACTGGCTGCCAGGCTGCTTTGAGGGTGACGTCAATGAGCACCCAGCCTGGTGGTCAGCCAAGAATAGCTTTGAACTAacgaaaacacaaaaaccaaaaGGAGGTTGACCTGGTTTAAGGCCATAAGATCGAAACGTATATccgtttcttctttttattcaaAGATTGAACTCTGcctttttagctttttttatgCCTGCTCTCATATTGGTGGGTATTATTGCGGTCCGGTGGGAAGATTACGGCCTTCACACAGAGGGAGTGAGTGCATTAACTCTCCTGGAGGGAGGGAtagatggaaggatggagggatagaGCAAGGGAGGGAGAACGCAGAGACGATATTTAGAGTTCAGGGAAGTATCGGATCCTTCTTAAGTGCTCGTTCAGAATGCGTGCAGCCTGTTGAACTTAAACAAGATGGTGTTTTATCAAGATTTGAAATCCTCTCAGGCACTCTGCTAAAAGCTCGAAACACTTTGCCGTGACCAGTTTGTCGAAGCCGCGTAACGTTGACAGATTTGAGGTTATTCTCGATTAACCCTCAACTCGGTGAGGGGcacaggttttttgtttttttccccccaaattcaatttttcatttcctctcccaAATGAACTCGCTAACACCGGGCTTGCTCGCATTTGGATTTCAGAGCAGATCATTATAAGCAGATTTAGTGCAACGTTTTATTGTGCATCTCCGCGGCTCTTAAACTCTCTGGGGAGATCGCTCGGTAGGTTTCAGCATGTTTGCAACAAGCGGGGGTTAGGTGGCAGGTCAGGTGTTTTGCTGCTCGGAGAAAATGGAAAGATTATACGCAGCAATGACGGATATCCACGAAattcaacaaaaaacacacgCGCGCTATTTTCACAGCTGATGCTGGTGAGGAGCTCAGGGTGGGCGGTTATGTAACATGCCCAGGGCCCCGTCTCTAACGTTCTCCTCTGAAGATACAAAGCATGTGTGCCATCTAAATCCCCCACACATGGTGCTCGTAGTTTGGCCGCACTGTCAGCTTCAGGCACTCATCTGACTGATGGAGCTCCCAGCGTAAATCCGGCATGTCTCCACTTCTTTCCCCCTTAATGTTATTTCACAACTTGCAGCAAGACCGGGCAGGACTCTGACTCTTTCGTGTGCAGAAAATGTGAGACGTCCGTCGGGTTGTATAATTACTGAATTCCTAAAAAGGATAATCCCTTTTTATACCGTGTGTGAGTTGTTTAGAGCAAATACGCAGAAAAACCATTCAGGCTGGGGCTCATCCAGAACAGTATCCAGTTACCACACATTTCTCTTCCCTGGCTTCTTTATGACTTCAAATCTATTCTTCTTTCACTCTTAATAAATATTGCTGCCTTCCCTTGTTTTGAGCTATTAAGTTACCTTGCAATATATCAATCCCATATAAGTCCTTATCTGAAGCTGATATGACCTCTCCTATCTCCAGTAATATTCCTGGGTAGGGGAAAGTACAcacagctgttgtgtgtcttaaattatattaatttgtGTAGATGTGGATGTACTTTGTTCCTCCAAGCCAAAGTACACCAATGAGGAGACGGGCTGTTATGTAATCGAAAAGAAAGTGGAAGTAATTTTGGCCTGAAATCATTCTAATGGGATGGGTTGGAATTCGCCATTCGTCAACTTTCAAACTCGGAGGAAGGGCGGATTGGTACGGATTAAGGCGCAATTTATTCTGACAAGTTAAGATGAATAATCACAAAATGAACGCGAGCCAAACTAAACTCCACCGGGCGGCTGTCCGTGTACGTCTCTTCACTCCACGTCTTATCCTCGTTTATGTTTTCTCACTTTTCCTTCCTGTGCTTTCTCCTCCAGCGCCGCCGGCGGTGAAATCTTCAACCAGTGCGTGGCCGATAACGACGAGGCCTTCACAGAGAAAGATGTGATCCGGCTGGCCAAGCAGATCCTGAACGGGGTGGCCTTCCTCCATCGAAACAACGTGGTGCATCTGGATCTGAAAGTAAGCGCCCTGACACGTGACACGACGATGCAGGACagtgtatccccccccccccgagtcgcAGACTGGGGGAGATATGATTTCTGTTATGCAAGCGCAGCTCTTTCAGTGTATTGTGACCCTGTTCCCACGAGGACTGAGGCTGTGAAGGGACCTCGCTGCCCTATCGTGTTTTCTTTAATGGGCCCTGAGGCAACGAGGTCGTCCTCAGTGACGTTTTCTGTCTCGCTAAATGAACCTGGTTTCTCGTTACCAGTTATACAATTCTTTGTGCCTCAAGATTAAATGTTCAGTTCAAACATTCCAGGCCAATGGTTAAGCAGGACTGACGCTTTAAAACACTTTGGTGTTTAATAACACAGTGTGAGGCTCCTGTGGTCTGATAGACTCTGTGGCCCAGGCCTGATGGTTAGCATGTCTTATCTCATATGTTCCAACCGACTGAGGCTTCAGGCCAGTTTGACCCAGATAAAAGTACACCACAGTATTTGCACACAAAAATGCATGAGGCACTGACTTGGCAGGAACATGGTACTGTTTCTCAGTCTCGTCTGATATGCTTAGCGGCTGATCTGAGCCCTGAGGAGCAGCTAGAGCGCTGACTGACCAAACAGACCGCAGATCCTCTTGAGACCAGTTACCTCAAGCGCTGTGATGACACATGTCAGACCTCTGGCTTTCTTGAATTATCATCAGTCACATTAGGGTTACTAGCCTCTGTCtaacgtgtgcgtgtgtttccaCCTCTCCAGCCCCAGAATGTCCTGCTGACCAGTGCCATTCCTCTCGGGGACATTCGTATTGTGGACTTTGGCTTGTCCAGACGCATGGACAACATCACAGAAGTCAGGGAGATCCTGGGAACGCCGGAGTATGTGGGTAAGTCCCGCTTAATGCCCGGTGTCACCTGTGTCATTTCTCATCGAGTGTTGTTCATCATGACTAATGGGAGCCATGTGTTTTGTTGCAGCACCAGAGATCCTGAACTATGAACCCATTAGCACCGCGACAGACATGTGGTAAGTGTACTGGCGCAGTTAATGAGACCATTTCCACTCATTAAAATTGATGCATGCAGAAAGCCTTTAGTTTGTGCTTTATATCTCGGAATAAAGACGTATTCAGGACAGTGACATCATCCCTCTAACACGCAGGCAACAGCTTTCCTGTCTTAACCTCTGACTGTAAGCCCATCTTTGCTTCATGACAAACCGCAGCACAGTGGAAGTCCGACACATCTGTTGTGCCACAAAGTGTCGCAATTCACATTCTTCAGCCATCAAGAAAGACAAATTGCCTCATTCcgtttcctcctccctctctctatcagGAGTATCGGGGTCCTGACCTACGTCATGCTGACGGGCGAGTCTCCTTTCCTCGGTGACGAGAAGCAGGAGACATTCCTCAACATCTCCCAAGTCAACGTAGACTACTCGCAAGACACGTTTGAAGGAATCTCCTCCCTGGCTGTCGACTTCATCAAGTCCCTGTTGGTTAAAAACCCCAGGTGAGGCTCTTTTGTTAAATGAACAGTGGAGATGATGAGCTGCTCTGATCACAGATAAAACCGTACACTGAGGATGTGAGTCAGACTCGCATCAGCACGGAAGTACATCCGCATACGTCTGGGCGAGCATGTGTGGTAACGAGATTTACGTCACTTGGGCGATAAGACGTTTCCCTTCTTGCAAAAGGTGGTTGCAAGCTCatctcattttgaaaaatacgCCATTATCATTTTTTCTGACATTTCCCcaaacactgacacatcagCTTTAAGTGTCACCATGAAAACCAAGCTGATTTCCAAAGGAAGCTATGCAACCATCCTCCATTCTAACCCTAATTCTCCAACACTgagctttttaatttgtcaccaCAATTTGTTGATGAAGAGTAGCAGCCGCCTCTGTCTCCAGTCAGTATTATTTAAATGCCGCAGATTAGTGGTGTCACTGGAAAAAGATTTCAAGATTCCCCAGTGTCTGAGTAATCGGTGAGaaactgaggggggggggggggggggggggggggggaaatcttGGGAGCGAGAAagtgattttattatttgtggCTTTCGAAACCAAAAGTTGAAAAGTAATATGGCTGACGTCTGAGTGAATCAAGGGATCCAGGCGAACCATCGGTTATGTAAACTCCTCGGGAATTTCCACTCATCcacactgttattttgtttgtgtgtgcaggaagaGAGCCACGGCAGAAGAATGCCTCAAACACCCCTGGCTGAACCCACTCCCCCATCCCCACTCCCACCCGCACCTCCACACCAGGACGGCCTCGTCTCTGGACGAGCCGGAGACCAGCCAGTCCGAGTCGGAGCCCGAGAGCCCGGCCCCCTCCCCGGAGCTGGACCTGATCGGCTCGTACCTGGGGCGCCCGGGCCCGGGGGGGCTGAAGGCGGGCCGCAGCACCTTCTCCTTCGGCGAGACCCCGTTCCTCACGCTGCCTGAAATACAGCAGgagctgatctactgagtgacGCTCCacgggatggagggagagagaaagagagagagagactgaacaTATTCGATCTCGACGGACGCTGAGAGCGAGTCAGCCTGCAGCTGCTCGGACTGGATGTGACACAGCGCCGCGCTGTGTGGATGCTGTACGCCTGCTGCTGCCGGCTGCTTCCACTGCTGTGACGTCTGTGAGCTGGGCTGTTTgatacctctgtgtgtgtgtgtctgtgtgtgaataatACCTGCTACTGCGTGCTGAGATATCATTGCACCGCAGGGATGTGAGAGGAATGAAGACGTGGGAGAAAGACGCATTAAGGATTGTGTTGCAGGACTGCACTGCTGCCTTAAAAGTGACCGAACTGTTCCCAGCTTCCCACTGAGGCTGGTTCACCCCCTGCACGCACACtggttttctccttttccttttgaaggaggagaggcagcCTCCTGCCTCGTTGGGAAATGACTTCACTCACTGTGCACTCTCATCAAAACATGTTATGCTTCAGCTGACCCAGACATACCTTCTGCGATGAGTTCTCTTGAAGGAAGTGAAGGGGTTTTGACAGATGGTTCGTCTTAACAAAGGAATTAAAAGCAACGCTGAAGCCAGCACACACGGTAACTTTTTCCACTGtttgatatgtttatttataatgatTTTCCGATACCACTTCAGCCCCTTGACTATACAACAGCCCCGTCAATGCAACAGTTTTAGGTGGAGACGGAAGCATTCGTGGTTTTTAAGGACAATCGagcactttttcattttgtggtttggtgtgtgtgtgtgtgtttatttgtgtaatcATAAGAAACCAAAGGCTCATCAAGCACAGTCAGCTGTCACAATGTACTGTACATATTAATTTGTATCCACCATCCACTGTTTCTGTCACAAAACCTTCTTTTCTCACAAAGTGCCACGGTGTCAACCTCAAGTCTGAGTTAATATAATAGTTTTacttacattttgttttattttgtttgctaTTGCACATGTTgcacaagtttttttttgtttgtaccTAACTGCGATGTTGCCAGGTGATTTCATGCTCCTTAATAATTATTGTAAAAACATCGGTCAGGAATGGCAGGAAAGCAACAGTTCAGTTTTATGTTTAGGATTGTAATAAATAAGCAATGACATGGTCAACTGAAGAGCACAGATTTGAATAATTATGTGATATGTGACGCTCGGGAGCAGAGAAAAAGTTGTTGAATTTCTCAAAAGTACTGAAATGTATATTGTGAGTTAGTATTAAAATTCATTTGTAAGGAtaattgctgtttttttgttttttaccagTGTATGAATGTTAACATCATTATATCAAGTCTTATTCTGTACCTTAACTTTTACTTATTATTGTCTGCTCATGAATTTCAGGCAGGTTTGCACTTGTCCTTGTGGACGATatgttaaaatgaataaatgttgaTGACATGCATTGCAAAATGTAACGAAGAAAATCAAATACATATGCATTTTGTATCAAACTAACGTATGTGTGTGACTCTTTTCAAATCACCAGTAGTAATGAAATCTAACCTTTGGGAccattcatcatttttttttctaaccgTTAAATTGATCCACATTTGAGACGTGTTCATATAAAGTCTAAGAAAATGCCaaagaaaaatcacaacaaCTTTGTTGATTCCCTTGCTTTTACTCTCGTAGAAGCACCATTGGGACAACTCtgaataaatactttaatatgtgcaaagtttattattttcccatcagcctcagctacGTTTAGTGCTAATTAGGGATTGCTAGCATTCTaaaatgctaagctaagctataCACTCGCTAAGTTCCTGTATGTTAGCATGTCGACTTTATTGTTAAGCTAAAATCACAGTTGCAAAACCTCTTGGATGTGTCAG harbors:
- the stk17al gene encoding serine/threonine kinase 17a like, yielding MRIVLLQDATSMLGPAKMSKNGMVTKIHTRIRCDPFTASYDLVGKELGRGKFAVVKKCIEKATGKQYAAKFLRKRRKGEDCRMDVLNEISVLESAKANPYVVALHEVYETSTEIILVLECAAGGEIFNQCVADNDEAFTEKDVIRLAKQILNGVAFLHRNNVVHLDLKPQNVLLTSAIPLGDIRIVDFGLSRRMDNITEVREILGTPEYVAPEILNYEPISTATDMWSIGVLTYVMLTGESPFLGDEKQETFLNISQVNVDYSQDTFEGISSLAVDFIKSLLVKNPRKRATAEECLKHPWLNPLPHPHSHPHLHTRTASSLDEPETSQSESEPESPAPSPELDLIGSYLGRPGPGGLKAGRSTFSFGETPFLTLPEIQQELIY